One Microcaecilia unicolor chromosome 4, aMicUni1.1, whole genome shotgun sequence genomic region harbors:
- the PCDH20 gene encoding protocadherin-20 yields MGHQTSRSSISIRNLPHLFLCMVFITTGPFKCFASYSRATELLYTVNEGLPEGVLIGNIKADLQLGLSVDSPLSFSLVSKGISGQYVSLNNSTGELYTSAHELDREAQCQESLGMQDCLLLLDIIILPQEYFRFVKVKIVIRDVNDNAPQFPVSQITVSVPENAQVNTRLAIEHPAFDPDVGINGVQTYRLGDYFGVFTLDVEENESGERTPYVIVMGPLDRETKPEYVTRIIAEDGGNPPLLGSATLLIHISDINDNCPLFSESQINVTLYGNSTLGTTVAIVQAEDKDLGSNAQITYTFSERVPQSTRDLFNLDEITGIIKLSNTIDGNTIRLHKLTVLANGPGCIPAVITIQVSVIKVIFRPPEVVPRYIANEVEGIVYLKESEPVSSPIAFFTVKDPDEKNKVDCFLEGDGPFRLSPYKPYTNEYLLETTKPLDYEMQQSYEISVVAWSTHGFHVKTYVKVQVLDDNDNSPIFIQPVVELSIEENNAPNVFLAKLYATDADSGARGEVSYFLGPDAPSYFSLDKITGVLTVSTRLDREEKEKYRFTVKAKDNGSPPRDSIATVILTILDKNDNSPRFINKDFSFFVPENFPGLGEIGVISVTDADTGKNGWVALSVINGSDIFVIDTGKGLLRAKVSLDREQQSSYVLWVEAVDGGDPALSSTAKITILLLDVNDNPPLVLFPQSNMSYLLVLPSTLPGSPITEVYAVDKDTGMNAVIAYSIIGRRGPRPESFRIDSKTGNITLEEALMRHDYGLYRLLVKVSDHGYPEPLYSTVMVNLFVNDTVSNESYIESLLRKEPEINIEEREPQIAMEPTQQRVESASCMPLLVALSVISLGCIILTTILGICFCLKKDTKHHRQNENLEVQMPLNGKIDLHILERKPMAISNI; encoded by the coding sequence CACTTGTTTCTGTGTATGGTGTTCATCACTACTGGACCTTTTAAGTGCTTTGCAAGCTATAGCCGAGCCACAGAGCTGTTGTACACAGTAAATGAAGGATTACCCGAAGGAGTGCTCATAGGGAATATCAAAGCGGATTTACAGTTGGGGCTCTCAGttgattctcctctttccttcaGCTTGGTATCAAAAGGGATCAGTGGCCAGTATGTGAGCCTTAACAACAGCACTGGGGAGCTGTATACGTCTGCCCATGAACTTGACCGGGAAGCCCAGTGCCAGGAAAGCTTGGGTATGCAGGACTGCCTCCTTCTCCTGGACATCATCATCCTGCCCCAGGAGTATTTCAGGTTTGTGAAAGTAAAAATTGTCATTCGAGACGTCAATGACAATGCACCTCAGTTCCCTGTCTCCCAAATCACTGTTTCTGTGCCAGAGAATGCCCAGGTGAACACCAGGCTTGCCATTGAGCACCCAGCTTTTGATCCTGATGTGGGAATAAACGGAGTTCAGACCTACCGACTCGGGGACTATTTTGGAGTGTTTACTCTGGATGTGGAAGAAAATGAAAGTGGAGAAAGGACACCTTACGTGATTGTCATGGGTCCTCTGGACAGGGAAACAAAACCTGAGTATGTGACCAGGATCATTGCAGAAGATGGGGGCAATCCACCACTGCTGGGAAGTGCCACTCTGTTGATTCATATAAGTGATATTAATGATAACTGCCCGTTGTTCTCTGAGTCCCAAATCAATGTGACTCTGTATGGAAACTCCACTCTGGGAACAACAGTAGCTATTGTGCAAGCAGAGGATAAGGACTTGGGATCAAATGCTCAGATAACATATACTTTCAGTGAAAGAGTTCCTCAGTCAACAAGGGACCTGTTCAACCTTGATGAAATTACAGGAATTATAAAACTGTCTAATACAATTGATGGCAATACCATCCGACTGCATAAGTTAACAGTTCTTGCAAATGGTCCAGGTTGCATCCCAGCTGTTATCACTATACAAGTGTCAGTAATAAAAGTTATTTTCAGACCTCCTGAAGTTGTCCCTCGCTACATAGCTAATGAGGTGGAAGGCATTGTTTACCTAAAAGAATCGGAGCCTGTAAGCTCACCCATAGCATTTTTTACAGTGAAAGATCCAGATGAAAAGAATAAGGTGGACTGTTTTTTGGAAggagatggaccattcagattgTCACCATATAAGCCATATACTAATGAATATTTGCTAGAAACCACAAAGCCCTTGGATTATGAAATGCAGCAATCGTATGAAATATCTGTGGTTGCATGGAGTACACATGGGTTTCATGTAAAGACATATGTTAAGGTGCAGGTGCTAGATGACAACGATAACTCTCCCATTTTCATTCAACCTGTAGTAGAGTTATCAATTGAAGAGAACAATGCCCCTAATGTTTTTCTGGCCAAGTTATATGCAACAGATGCCGACAGTGGGGCAAGAGGTGAAGTTTCATATTTCCTGGGGCCCGATGCACCTTCGTATTTTTCTTTAGATAAAATTACTGGAGTTCTTACAGTCTCTACACGGTTAGacagagaagaaaaagagaagtACCGGTTCACTGTCAAAGCAAAAGATAATGGGTCTCCTCCACGAGATTCAATAGCTACTGTGATTCTGACAATACTGGATAAAAATGACAACAGTCCTAGATTTATCAACAAGGatttcagtttctttgtgccagAAAACTTTCCAGGCCTGGGTGAAATTGGAGTAATTAGTGTTACAGATGCAGATACAGGAAAGAATGGATGGGTTGCCCTTTCTGTTATTAATGGAAGTGATATCTTTGTAATAGATACTGGCAAAGGACTCTTAAGAGCAAAAGTATCCTTGGACAGGGAACAGCAAAGTTCCTATGTGCTTTGGGTGGAAGCTGTTGATGGAGGTGACCCTGCCTTATCCTCTACGGCAAAAATAACTATCCTGCTTCTAGATGTTAATGACAACCCACCTCTGGTCCTGTTTCCTCAGTCTAACATGTCTTATCTGCTAGTCCTTCCTTCGACTCTCCCTGGCTCCCCCATCACTGAAGTTTATGCTGTAGATAAAGACACGGGCATGAATGCTGTTATTGCATACAGTATTATAGGGAGAAGGGGGCCTCGCCCTGAATCATTCCGGATTGACTCCAAAACCGGCAATATCACTTTAGAGGAAGCTCTGATGAGACATGATTATGGACTGTACAGATTGCTTGTAAAAGTTAGTGACCATGGGTATCCGGAGCCTCTCTACTCTACAGTTATGGTGAATCTGTTTGTCAATGACACCGTTAGCAATGAGAGCTACATTGAAAGTTTGTTGCGCAAGGAGCCGGAAATTAATATTGAGGAGAGAGAGCCACAGATAGCAATGGAACCTACTCAGCAAAGAGTAGAATCAGCTTCTTGCATGCCACTGTTAGTGGCCCTGTCAGTCATAAGCTTGGGATGTATCATTCTAACAACTATTTTGGGCATTTGTTTCTGTTTAAAGAAAGACACAAAGCATcacaggcaaaatgaaaatttggaaGTACAAATGCCATTAAATGGAAAAATAGACTTACATATATTGGAAAGGAAACCAATGGCAATTTCTAACATTTGA